From the Streptomyces sp. Sge12 genome, the window TCCGTGCTGAAGGGCTTGCAGCGGCCGTCGGCGGCGGCCAGGCCGAGCTGTCCGTAGACCATGCCCAGCGAGGGCGAGAGCACGATGTTGACCCCGCCTGCCAGGGCGGTGTCGCACTCCCCGGCCAGCAGGGAGCCCGCGGCGAGGTGCACGGCGACGAGCGACGAGGAGCAGGCGGTGTCGACCGCCAGGCTCGGTCCGGTGAGGTTGAAGTGGTAGGAGATCCGGTTGGCGGCCATGCCGGCGCTGCTGCCGGCGCCGAGCAGCGGGGTGACGCGTGCGAGGTCGCTCATGGTCAGGCGGCCCCATTCGCCCCCCATCACGCCCACGAACACGCCGGTCTCGGTGCCCGCGAGGTCGCCGGGGGCCAGTCCCGCGTCCTCCAGGGCCCGCCAGGCGCAGGGCAGCAGGAGCCGGTGGTGCGGGTCCATCGCGGCGGCCTCGCGGGGGGTGACGGAGAAGAAGTCGCTGTCGAAGACATCGGCGTCGTCGATGAACCCGCCGCTGCCGCTGACGGCGGGGAAGTCCCGGGCCTCCCAGCGCTGCCCGGGGACGGGGCCGGTCCCGTCCCCGCCGCGCATCAGCAGGTCCCAGTACGCCTGCACGCCCGCCGCACCGGGGAACGTGCAGTCGATCCCGACGACGGCAATGTCCCCCATCAGGGCCGGCCCTGCGCGTCCGGTGAGCCGGCCGGCAGCACCGTCGACAGGTGGCCGACGAGGCTCGCCACGGTCGGGTGGTCCCAGAGCAGGGTCGGTTCCACCTCCAGGCCGAACTCGTCCTCCAGGTCGCCGCACAGGCTCAGGGCGGCCACGGAGTCCATGCCGTACTCGGCGAAGGGGACGGTGGGGTCGATGGTCTCGGGCGCACGCCGCAGGTAGAGCGAGAGCCGGGCGTACAGCCACTCGTGCGGCAGTACGCCGCCGGCGGCCGCGGTCGGCCGATCCGTGGGCACGGTCATCGTGGGACTCCTTCGATGCGTACGGCGCATCCGCCGGCGGCCGGGGACACCGGTCAGCCGGGGATGGGGCCGGAGTAGAGGTCGTAGCTGATCTGGGTGCTGAAGCGGAGCTGGACCTCGTGCCGGATCCGGGTCTCGCACTCCGCCGGCAGGTCGGCGACGCGTGTGCCCAGCCGCCGGGCGATGCGGTGCAGGGCGGCGGCGGCCCAGGACGGGTCGGCGAGGAACGGGTCGGGGCCGTAGCGGCCCTGGTCCCACAGGCCGAGGACGGCGGCCGCGGCCAGCAGCAGCGCGTACCGGTCCATGAGGGCGAACCGTGCGGGCCGGGCGGTGGCCGCCGCACCGGCCGCGTCCAGTGCCAGCACCCGGGCGCGCACGTCGCGGAACTCCTCGACGAGCTGTCCGGCGAGCCTGCGCAGGGCGGTCTCGACCGGGCCCGTGCCGTCGATGCCCGCGGCGACGGCGAGCATCGTCGCGCTGAGGGAGTCCCTTCCGCACGCCAGGCTGAGCCGGTCGGTACGCAGCGGCGGCAGGCCTCCGTGCAGCCGGAACAGCCCGGCGGGCGCCTCGTCCTCGACGAACCAGGAGCCCCGGGCCAGGCGCGGCATCTGCGGGATGACCGTCGCCTGGCAGGCGACCGTCCCGGCGTGGCCGAGGCTGAGCACCGGCACGTCCCGGACGTGCTTCTGGAAGATGCCGAGGGTGCCCTCGCGGGTGTAGAAGCCGGATCCCAGCACGATGGACAGGTCGTACATCGTCTCGGTGAGCACCCGGGGCAGCAGGTACTTGAGGGCCGCCGAGTAGACGCTGGTCTCGGCGGGCAGCAGGTGCAGCGCCCTGGTCGCGACCACGGCCAGGGCGTCGTACAGCAGCAGGTTGACGAAGGCGTTGGTGAGGGCCGCCCCGGTCCGGCCGCCGTCCCGGCCACCGCCCGCCTGCCAGCCGCCGGAGCGCTCCCGGTCGAAGCGGACGGCCGTGCGCAGGCTGGTGTCGAGCGCGGCGACGGCCGTCGCCGCGATCACGGTCCGGCTGATCTGGAACGACCGCAGGGCCGTCTCGATGCCGCTGCCCTCCGGGCCCAGCAGGGCGGAGGCGGGCACCGGGCAGTCGTCGAACTCCACCCCGGCGAACCGGCAGCCGCGCAGCCCGACCGGGGTGCGGCGCGCCGTCACGGCCGCCCGTACGTCGCTCAGCTGCCCGGGTTCCAGCAGCAGCACCGAGTGGCTGCGGCTGCCGGGGGCGGGGTCGGTACGGCAGAACAGCACCAGTGCCCCGGCCCGTTCCAGGTTGTTGACCAACGGCTTGCCGCCGCTGATCAGATAGCCGTCGCCGCTGCGGCGGGCGGTGACCTGGCTGCGTACGTAGTCGTTGCTGTGGGCGGTCTCGTGCTGTGCGATGGCCGCTTTGCCGCCGTCGCGCAGCAGCCCGGCCAGCCAGTGCCGCTGCCGGGAGCTGCCGGCCGTCCAGACGTCGGAGGCCGCCATGAAGGTGGTCATGCCGTGGCCCATGGCCAGGCCCACGTCCCGGCGGAAGACCGGGCGCATGATCCTGACCAGGGTGTCCATCCCGTCGAGCCGCCCGCCCAGGGCGCGCGGAATGTACTCGTCGGTGATCCCGAAGTCGTCGAGCAGCGCCTCGCCGGCGGCGAAGGGCACGGCGGCGCGGTCGGCCTCCAGCAGCGCGGTGTAGCCGACCGGGTTGGCCGGGTCCGAGGGATCGCCGAACAGCGCCTCCAGCTCGGCGACCCGGGCCCGGACGGCGTGTTCGCGCTGCTGCGCCGACGCCTGCTCGCCGAGGAGCGAGGTCACCACCGTCTTCCTCCGTCGGCTCCTTCCGGCCTCAGCAGGTCGTCGCCGAACAGCGCGTCCTCGATCCGGACCAGTGCCCGTACGTCCGGGGTCAGCACCTCGTACTCGCCGCGCAGCACCCCGTCGAGGAAGAGGCCGCGCATCAGGGTGCGCTGCACCTTGCCGCTGCTGGTGCGGCGTACGGTGCCCGGGCGTACGAGCAGGACGTTCCCGGCCGGGATCTCGAACTCCTTGCCGATCAGCGCCTGCATGCGCTGTGCGACGGTCCGCAGCTCGGCGCCGTCCGCGCCGCGCACCTCCTGGACGAGGACGAGCTGCTCGCTCCCGGCGTCGACGGAGAAGGCGGCGCCCGCGCCGAAGGTCAGCGCGGGACTGACGGTGCGGGCGGCCCATTCGACGTCCTGCGGGTACACGTTGCGGCCGTTGATGATGATGACTTCCTTGAGCCGCCCGGTCACGAACAACTGGCCGTCCTCGAGCATCCCGAGGTCGCCCGTGCGCAGGAAGTTGCTCTCCTCGCCGTTGAGGCTGGCGAGGAAGGTGTGGACGCTCTCCGCGGGCCGCCGCCAGTAGCCGCGGGCCACGCTGTAGCCGCGCAGCCAGATCTCGCCGACGGCGCCGGCCGGGAGTTCGCGGTGGGTCAGCGGGTCGACGATGCGCACGTCCACGTCGACCGGGGTGCCGCAGCCGACCAGGGTCCGGGCGCGCTCGCCCGATCCGGCCCGCAGCACCTGGTCGCGCTCCAG encodes:
- a CDS encoding acyl carrier protein codes for the protein MTVPTDRPTAAAGGVLPHEWLYARLSLYLRRAPETIDPTVPFAEYGMDSVAALSLCGDLEDEFGLEVEPTLLWDHPTVASLVGHLSTVLPAGSPDAQGRP
- a CDS encoding acyl-CoA dehydrogenase translates to MTSLLGEQASAQQREHAVRARVAELEALFGDPSDPANPVGYTALLEADRAAVPFAAGEALLDDFGITDEYIPRALGGRLDGMDTLVRIMRPVFRRDVGLAMGHGMTTFMAASDVWTAGSSRQRHWLAGLLRDGGKAAIAQHETAHSNDYVRSQVTARRSGDGYLISGGKPLVNNLERAGALVLFCRTDPAPGSRSHSVLLLEPGQLSDVRAAVTARRTPVGLRGCRFAGVEFDDCPVPASALLGPEGSGIETALRSFQISRTVIAATAVAALDTSLRTAVRFDRERSGGWQAGGGRDGGRTGAALTNAFVNLLLYDALAVVATRALHLLPAETSVYSAALKYLLPRVLTETMYDLSIVLGSGFYTREGTLGIFQKHVRDVPVLSLGHAGTVACQATVIPQMPRLARGSWFVEDEAPAGLFRLHGGLPPLRTDRLSLACGRDSLSATMLAVAAGIDGTGPVETALRRLAGQLVEEFRDVRARVLALDAAGAAATARPARFALMDRYALLLAAAAVLGLWDQGRYGPDPFLADPSWAAAALHRIARRLGTRVADLPAECETRIRHEVQLRFSTQISYDLYSGPIPG